In Oryza brachyantha chromosome 2, ObraRS2, whole genome shotgun sequence, a single window of DNA contains:
- the LOC102704592 gene encoding serine carboxypeptidase 1-like produces the protein MSSARAVAGAALAVLLCAAAAVSAAPAGAEVAEFPGFHGELPSKHYAGYITVGHQEQNRHMYYYFATSERNPTTDPVIIWINGGPACSGFSAFLHSIGPFKIEGPMIHASDEPRAKLNPFSWTKMSSLLLVDSPAGVGYSYSENEDDYVSNDTSRVLDLYEFLSKWFNEYPEFLSNPFYIAGCSYSGVIVPVLAQEILERNEDSGRIKINFKGYSLCNPAVDVEIENNAFVPYAFRMGLISDELYQNLSSTCNGKYWNNKVPSCLANLDQFHKQISGINMEHILCPPCRYQMGITKEASEEYDFGQMFELISESSEYGLECNNQEVVLERLFDTKSSREKLHAKPIEMSKKWKRCPNYIRYTRDIPTLTEYHLNVTSKGYRVFLYSGDHALLVPFSATLEWLKTLNYKEIEKWHPWFVKKQIAGYAVRYENNILFATIKGAGHVPSDYLPFEVFVAYQRWIDGSDSL, from the exons ATGTCTTCCGCTagagccgtcgccggagcagcGCTCGCGGTCTTGctgtgcgcggcggcggcggtgagcgcggcccccgccggcgccgaggtgGCGGAGTTCCCGGGGTTCCACGGCGAGCTCCCCTCCAAGCACTACGCTGG GTACATAACTGTTGGACATCAGGAGCAAAATAGGCATATGTATTACTATTTTGCCACTTCTGAAAGGAACCCAACCACTGACCCTGTCATCATCTGGATAAATGGTGGCCCAGCTTGTTCAGGATTTAGCGCCTTTTTGCATTCAATTG GGCCATTCAAAATAGAGGGACCCATGATTCATGCCAGCGATGAGCCCAGGGCCAAGCTAAATCCTTTCTCATGGACCAAG ATGTCTAGTCTCCTTTTGGTTGACTCACCAGCAGGTGTGGGCTATTCTTATTCTGAAAATGAAGATGACTATGTATCAAACGATACAAGCAGAGTATTAGACCTGTATGAATTTTTATCCAAG TGGTTTAATGAATATCCTGAGTTTTTATCAAATCCCTTCTACATTGCTGGTTGCTCTTATAGTGGTGTGATAGTACCGGTGCTTGCACAAGAAATTCTGGAGA GAAATGAAGACAGTGGCagaataaagataaattttaag GGTTATTCACTGTGTAATCCAGCTGTTGATGTAGAAATTGAAAACAACGCGTTTGTACCTTATGCATTTCGAATGGGGTTGATTTCAGATGAGTTATACCAG AATTTATCTAGTACGTGCAATGGAAAGTACTGGAATAACAAAGTCCCATCTTGTCTAGCAAACTTGGACCAATTTCATAAG CAAATCAGTGGCATTAACATGGAGCATATTCTTTGCCCACCATGCCGCTACCAAATGGGAATAACTAAAGAAGCCAGTGAGGAATATGATTTTGGTCAAATGTTTGAGCTCATTTCTGAAAGCTCTGAGTACGGTCTAGAATGCAAT AATCAAGAGGTAGTCCTTGAGAGACTCTTTGACACAAAATCTAGCAGAGAAAAATTGCATGCCAAACCG ATTGAAATGTCCAAGAAGTGGAAGAGATGCCCCAACTATATCCGGTACACAAGAGATATTCCGACTTTAACAGAGTATCACTTGAATGTAACATCCAAAGGTTACAGAGTATTTCTGTATAg TGGAGATCATGCTTTGCTTGTTCCATTTTCCGCAACTTTAGAGTGGCTAAAGACATTGAACTATAAGGAAATTGAGAAATGGCACCCCTGGTTTGTTAAGAAACAGATTGCAGG GTATGCAGTTCGgtatgaaaataatatattatttgcaacAATCAAG GGAGCTGGACATGTTCCATCAGATTACTTGCCATTTGAAGTATTTGTTGCCTATCAAAGATGGATAGATGGATCAGATTCTTTATAA